Within Quercus lobata isolate SW786 chromosome 5, ValleyOak3.0 Primary Assembly, whole genome shotgun sequence, the genomic segment TGACTAAGTCGAATTCAATATAATTTGAACCCTTATGAATCCAAGATAACCCCAGTTACTCTGTTAGAATTTCTACAAATGAATTTTCAGTTTAGTGAGCTCGACCATTGAAAAGTCTGGGAAATAATTTTAAGGACAGAGGAACAAATCTTGGAATGGTGGCCCCCAACGTGCACATGCTCGGTTAAACTGTAAGGAGGTTGGGAATGAGAATGACCAccttgaaatataaaataagagCATATAGAACTATCAAAACTACAACACTGTCGCagagcaaaataaaaataaggacCTAAAAAGTACTACTTTACGACCAAAATACCATCAGGACTAGGAGGAAAGAATGATTCTCAACATGTGGCCATGAATCCATGATCAAACAAATCCAAGTAATATATCATTCAAACTTATcctaatatacatatatatatccGCAAGAATCTTCCACCACATTCTGTCAGATCAGTCCTGCTGGACACCCAATTTATAAGGCCATCGTGATCATAAAACACCCAAAATTCTATCAACATCTATATATGGTGAAGAACAAAACTAATCTACCTAACATACATATCATACATGATACAATTCCATCTAATTAAGGAAAAGATAGAGAGGGACACCTTAGCCTGAAGCAGTAACTAAAAAAGAGCCTCAAACAGTTTAGCAaccaacacacacacagacataCAAATACTATTACATTGAAGATTTGAACTCATTCTTATCAAACATAAATACCaaactaaaaatcaaaattatggACAATGCTAACATGGTTAAAGTCTTCTATGGTTTGATATCAGAATCATCCCATGGTAGATTGAGATCAGTAGAGGCAAAGGTATCAATGTCATCCCAGTTCCAGTAAGTTGTCATGTCCATGGTACTGCTTGTTGTAGTAGGTACTTGCCATGGCTGTGGGGCAGAGGTGCTTGTATTGGCCATGATACTGGTAATGGTTGGCTCCTCAATGGTTTTGAATCCTTCAGTGTAATTATAGACACTTGAAGAATGTAAAGAGGTTGAAATTGAAGATGGGTTGGTGTTAAAAGAGCTTGAGCTTGAAAATGGAAAGTGTAGGCTTTGGCCTGAAGGAAGATGCAGAGTTGAACCCATATGAATGTTACTGTTGCTGCTGAAATTTTTGCTGTCCATGTTGTTGCTGGAATTGATCAAATTCTGATGTTGCATCGAAGATGGTGAACGAATCAGTGAATGAAAGAGGATTTCAGATATGCTTTTGTGATCACCAAGTGAAAGAGCAGGAAGATTCTGCCTTTGCTGCTGAGCTTCAATTAACATGTGGGCAGCGAGTCTATTATTGATGTCGGTATTGGTGCTGTTGGTGGTGGCTGCGTGAGCAGTACTAGTGCTGGTGCTGGCAGAGGCAGCGGTGGTTGATTTTTTGTGCCGCTTATTCTTGCGGCCGCCACCCACAGGAACATTGCGTAGAGTTCCGCCCTTAGTCCAGTGCCTTTTGCAAGCTCTGCAGAAATGCCGAGGCTGTAACTTGTTGTAGTTGTTGTAGTAACAGAACTTTGTGTTTGTTGATTCACATCTTGGGCACTTCAATGGATCGGATTGCTGCTGCTGATTTTgttgctgctgttgttgttgttgtcgtcgCCTCATCGGAGGAGGTTTTGGCAGCTCTAAACTTTGAGTCTGCAATAAGGTCTGGCTCCAATCAACCCCATCACTAGAAACCTGCTTAGAACTCAAACCCAtcacttaaaaattttcaaaaactctttaaaaaaaaaccaagagtGAATAGCAAGGAAATCTATATGATATATATGTATCTTCTAGCTATCTGagaattttcaaagaaaaaagatgacAATTTCTAGCCTTTGGATCGAGGAGCCAGAAGGGAGATCAATCTAAAGAAGATCAAGAGGATAAGATTATTGATTATAAGCCAAACAGTGTGCTTCTTTGAGGAAATTAGTGCATGGACAATGTTAGATGCAAGGAAATGACTAGGAAGGTGGTGAGAAGAGAGCATGTCTTTTTATCTAAgctatctatatataattagatGCTTTTAATAATATGTGTGAAAGGAAGGAgcaataattataatatgatCAAAAATTACTTGAGATATGAATGGACCAAGAGAGTTTTGATTGATATGTGGTTTTAGTAGAGCCGTGGTGGTgagcatataaaaaaaattatgcagcTTAAGCTTTGGTAACAAACTAGCTAGCAAGCTAATAGTACTGACACAATTTATAGCCGCAGCAGCAGGGAAataagagaggagagagaattgCTTAGCCCCTAAGGTGAATGTGGGTTGCTGACACGTGGATTGACTTGGACCATTGATAGTGGCCTCGTGTGTTTGTTGGGTTGTAAAAAGAACGTAGATGTGCATGCTGGCTATATGCTAATTAATAAAGTATTTTTAAGTAAACTTCACCATCAACATAA encodes:
- the LOC115988960 gene encoding dof zinc finger protein DOF1.4-like isoform X2, whose protein sequence is MGLSSKQVSSDGVDWSQTLLQTQSLELPKPPPMRRRQQQQQQQQNQQQQSDPLKCPRCESTNTKFCYYNNYNKLQPRHFCRACKRHWTKGGTLRNVPVGGGRKNKRHKKSTTAASASTSTSTAHAATTNSTNTDINNRLAAHMLIEAQQQRQNLPALSLGDHKSISEILFHSLIRSPSSMQHQNLINSSNNMDSKNFSSNSNIHMGSTLHLPSGQSLHFPFSSSSSFNTNPSSISTSLHSSSVYNYTEGFKTIEEPTITSIMANTSTSAPQPWQVPTTTSSTMDMTTYWNWDDIDTFASTDLNLPWDDSDIKP
- the LOC115988960 gene encoding dof zinc finger protein DOF1.4-like isoform X1, whose product is MLTTTALLKPHINQNSLGPFISQVSSDGVDWSQTLLQTQSLELPKPPPMRRRQQQQQQQQNQQQQSDPLKCPRCESTNTKFCYYNNYNKLQPRHFCRACKRHWTKGGTLRNVPVGGGRKNKRHKKSTTAASASTSTSTAHAATTNSTNTDINNRLAAHMLIEAQQQRQNLPALSLGDHKSISEILFHSLIRSPSSMQHQNLINSSNNMDSKNFSSNSNIHMGSTLHLPSGQSLHFPFSSSSSFNTNPSSISTSLHSSSVYNYTEGFKTIEEPTITSIMANTSTSAPQPWQVPTTTSSTMDMTTYWNWDDIDTFASTDLNLPWDDSDIKP